CACCGTCCGCCGCCACGACCAGCGGCACAACATCGTCGAGGTCACCTGGGACAGCGGCTCGACACTGTCGATGTGCCTCGACGTCGGCGACCGCATCGCACCGGTCACCACCACCCCGCCTCGCCCCGGCGGCCTGGTCGGCGAGGCCACCGGATGGGCCGCCGCGCTGCAGCGGATGCGCGCCGCCGGCACCGAAGCCGGACGCACCGCCGCCGAGTGGTGGGCGCAGGACACCATCGGCGCCCGCGTCGGCGGCGACACCCGCCTGGCCGCGCGCCGAATCCTCGCCGGCATTGCGGACGGCGATCCCGCCGTCCTCGACGCCCTGCCCCACTTCTCCTCGGCGGGAGAGTCGGTCGACATCGCCGGGTGGGAGCTGTTCGCCGACGCCACCGGCGACACCACGGGCTGGTTCGGGCTGCGCATCCAGCAGCGCGACGAGGCGATGGCCGTCTACCGCGACGCCTACGACACCGCCGCCACCGACCGCGTCGCTGACCTGTGTCACCTCGCGGCCAGCCCCACCGGCCGCGACGTGTCCCACCTGCACCCCGACCGGGTCCGTATCGGCGACGTCGGCGTGTTCGCAGGCGACTGGGCGCGCACCACCGGCCCCGACGGCGACGACCGGATCGAGGTCGGGTTCGTCGGCACCCTGATCGACCACTGGAACGGGTGGGCGGTGTTCTCCTGCACCCGCCCGGTGGCCGAGGCGATCGTCGCCGACCAGCAGCGCCACCGCGACCAGTACCGCCACCGCCTGCGCGAGCAGGGCGTACCAGCCGACGACCTGGACCGGCGGGTCGACGCGGAACTGGCCGACCTGTCCTTCGACGGCGACGTCATCGTCGCCGACCAGCGCGCCCTGTCCGACGACCCGGAAGCCATCGAACGCATCACCCCCGACGGCGACGGCCGGTACGTGGTGATGGGCCGCAGCTGGTGCTGGGAGGCCGTCGACCCGTACGCCTGCGACCGGATCGTCGGCGACCTGCCCGACACCGACCAGGCATAGGCCGGCACCCCCAACCAGACCCCGCCGCGCCTGCCGAGGCTGAGCCGAATTCGGCGGCGCCATCCGACACACCCCCACGACAGGCAAGACCAACAGGAAGGAAACCCAGTGACCATCCGTACCCAAGAGGAGATCGTCACCCGGATCTGGGCTCTGCGGGCCGACCGCGGGGACATCTTCGGCTTCCGCGAGGAGGTGCTCGTGGAGGCACTCGACCTCGACCACGCCCGCCAGGTCATCGCCCCCCGACACCCAAGCGAGTGGACCCAGCGGGTCGACCACGAGACCTACGCCCGGGACTACCTGCGATTCGCCATAGGGAAGATCCTCGACCACCGCAGCAACTCGGCGAGCCGGTCGGTGGACAAGCTCAGCGAACTCGCCTGGCTCCTCGGCCGCGACGACATCGTGGCGGCGATGGACCACCCCGGCTACCCGATGTACGGGGCACCCAAGGTCAAGGCGTTCGCCGACGGGTTCGCCTGGCCGTTCCTCGACGACCTCGACGGCGACGACAGGCTGGCCCTGGCCCGGATGACCGAGGGACAGCAGTGCGACCCGCAGGGCTGCGAACGGGGCTGCGCCGACTGACCACGACCGCGCCGCCAGCTCGCTCCCGGCCCTCACGTGCACGCGTAGTCAGCCGGCGCTCCCGCAATCCCGCACCCTCGCACCCATTCGACTTGATCAATTGGGCTGGCGGGGGTTCCATCGTCGGCGCCGACACCGCCCGCGCGGCCTCGACACCGACCAGCACGCACCAGCGGCGACCCGACGTGTCGCCGTAACCCTTCAGCACCACCGGGGTGTGGTCGCCCACTTACCCGGCCCGATGCGGGCCGGCAGTGCTTGGCCCCACCCGTCTCCGCTGTGCGGTACCGACCGCCCGCGCACCCGGAGACGGGTGCGCGGGCCCGACCCCTGAAAGGCAGCCCCATGACCACACCACGCCCGCCGGCCCTGCCGGCCGGTTCACCGCAGAACGACCAGGCCTCGGCCAGCGGCGCCGGCACTCCCGCCACCGAGGCGGGCTCCGGCCGGTCCGGCTACCTCTACCGCAAGGTCGCCCTGCACCTGGCCGACCACCCCGACACCATCCTCAAGGTCGGCGAGATCACCCGAGCGATCGGCGCACCGTCGTCCGGGGCGGTGTTCGAGGCGCTGAAGAAGATGGCCGCCGCTGGGCACGCCACCCACCACCGCGACCCGCACCACCGCTTCCAGATCACCCAGGCCGGCATCGACGCCGCCGGCACCCTGCCACCCGCC
This genomic stretch from Micromonospora krabiensis harbors:
- a CDS encoding DUF4314 domain-containing protein, with protein sequence MTSYKAGQRVVLVRTSDPHTLLRPGDTGTVRRHDQRHNIVEVTWDSGSTLSMCLDVGDRIAPVTTTPPRPGGLVGEATGWAAALQRMRAAGTEAGRTAAEWWAQDTIGARVGGDTRLAARRILAGIADGDPAVLDALPHFSSAGESVDIAGWELFADATGDTTGWFGLRIQQRDEAMAVYRDAYDTAATDRVADLCHLAASPTGRDVSHLHPDRVRIGDVGVFAGDWARTTGPDGDDRIEVGFVGTLIDHWNGWAVFSCTRPVAEAIVADQQRHRDQYRHRLREQGVPADDLDRRVDAELADLSFDGDVIVADQRALSDDPEAIERITPDGDGRYVVMGRSWCWEAVDPYACDRIVGDLPDTDQA